In one window of Fulvia fulva chromosome 5, complete sequence DNA:
- a CDS encoding SH3 domain-containing YSC84-like protein 1 translates to MKSMQRMAGKMTKRSADQQDVGAVIASFKATDDMLDRLAKDLVAWRNGWDDILKLQYDTTEAFATLYKPIEPSNDPEQRHTPSITPQEYIQKCVGLQKVYSDMKIDLQQEITLIDNKVIRPVNEAKGAMKSLQKTIKHRENMKLDYERYLSRAEHARKKGTKTPKDEAALAKHESDLQQAQIDYQTADDQVVQTFPPVTEAVISLLPHLLASQIMIQTTLVGQIYTTLDQYCRQNRMPSPAPSDAKIISEHDREFTSLRKELEDGGIGIVTQGKAVHQSMALPKEEGSTYTGLGIRNKSMAGYNKGASMVHRGKTKDSAPQVNGGARVDSAAGYEEEDAPVKPPRPGHSPGYSPSLSPGVPMSNKPRMSSFNGQNNYNAAYDQQPGIPRMPSYGSNMARYDQKPTVPMPSPGYAGQQAPPPYTETASSGGATPSSYHTPINGRSPSASAALNAGNDYFKPSLDRKTSAGSFASSVAGIAAGKKKPPPPVPAKRLASQQTQFVTALYDFDGQNAGDLAFREGDKIRVIKKTDSTDDWWEGENRGKTGSFPANYVQL, encoded by the exons ATGAAGTCGATGCAGCGCATGGCCGGGAAGATGACCAAGAGGTCAGCAGACCAGCAGGACGTCGGTGCTGTGATTGCTTCTTTCAAAGCGACGGACGACATGCTGGACAGA CTTGCGAAAGACCTTGTTGCTTGGCGCAACGGCTGGGACGACATCCTCAAGCTACAGTACGATACCACGGAGGCCTTTGCGACTCTCTATAAGCCCATCGAGCCCTCCAACGACCCTGAGCAGCGTCACACTCCCTCAATCACACCACAAGAGTACATACAGAAATGTGTGGGCCTACAGAAGGTGTACTCGGACATGAAGATCGACCTGCAGCAAGAGATCACTCTGATCGACAACAAGGTGATTCGTCCAGTCAACGAGGCCAAAGGTGCCATGAAGAGTTTGCAGAAGACTATCAAGCACCGCGAGAACATGAAGCTGGACTACGAGCGCTACCTCAGCAGAGCAGAACATGCGCGTAAGAAGGGCACGAAGACTCCGAAGGACGAGGCTGCGCTCGCGAAACACGAGAGCGACTTGCAACAGGCACAGATCGACTACCAGACAGCGGACGACCAGGTCGTACAGACGTTTCCACCAGTCACGGAAGCTGTTATCAGTCTTCTGCCGCACTTGCTCGCAAGCCAGATCATGATTCAGACCACGCTCGTCGGACAAATCTACACCACCCTCGATCAGTACTGCAGGCAGAATAGAATGCCTAGTCCGGCACCGAGTGATGCGAAAATCATCAGCGAGCACGACCGAGAGTTCACGAGTCTGAGGAAGGAATTGGAAGATGGCGGCATAGGCATAGTCACACAAGGCAAAGCTGTCCACCAGAGCATGGCTCTTCCTAAGGAAGAAGGTAGCACCTACACTGGCCTCGGTATCCGGAACAAGAGCATGGCAGGCTACAACAAGGGCGCAAGTATGGTGCATCGTGGGAAGACCAAGGACAGTGCACCTCAGGTCAATGGAGGCGCGAGAGTCGATAGCGCTGCAGGTTACGAGGAGGAGGATGCGCCCGTCAAGCCACCTCGACCAGGACACTCACCAGGCTACTCGCCATCGCTTTCGCCGGGCGTACCTATGTCAAACAAGCCACGAATGTCATCATTCAACGGCCAGAACAACTACAACGCTGCCTACGACCAGCAGCCGGGCATACCTCGCATGCCATCTTATGGGAGCAACATGGCGCGGTATGATCAGAAGCCCACTGTTCCGATGCCATCACCTGGCTACGCAGGTCAGCAAGCCCCTCCGCCATACACCGAGACTGCGTCATCCGGAGGAGCAACGCCATCGAGCTACCATACGCCCATCAATGGTCGATCGCCTTCAGCTTCTGCGGCTCTGAACGCCGGCAACGACTACTTCAAGCCATCACTTGACCGCAAGACATCAGCAGGATCGTTTGCCTCGAGTGTAGCTGGCATCGCTGCTGGGAAGAAGAAGCCGCCCCCGCCAGTACCGGCGAAGCGTCTGGCAAGTCAGCAAACGCAGTTTGTTACAGCGCTTTATGACTTTGACGGACAGAATGCGGGAGACCTTGCGTTCAGAGAGGGTGACAAGATACGGGTGATCAAGAAGACGGATAGCACGGACGATTGGTGGGAAGGCGAGAATAGAGGCAAGACGGGCTCCTTTCCAGCCAACTATGTCCAGCTTTGA
- a CDS encoding Sporulation protein RMD1, whose protein sequence is MASSSQVSEASPLLRNDGSSSRPVPSPKPARNVTFNPQVSTSSPPKRRPNFPAQSSNSTTNLGSAALQTSGQDRPGPLATLNSKLRRRNSSGSALALPPSNPASKIGPQRTSRTAQKLKLLPNPDVAEDGPDEESGREVYSQFTRIKDPTARRDAARLGKDDRAKLPRVTAYCTAGSYRLDDLMRFLKGRTKTKNTNPKLFDECIYSPYTYRKEARNMDRRRRMSGDQEDQPDSPQATRIHSQPQRRFSDSALEVEENTEQRREDIIDFNNAETSAILDEGEPIDRQVSIDDANIISEAVIERRVEPDLDTTVHIPEIFLFEYGVVVLWGMSLKEEQRFLKEISKFEQEKLAKDDVQTEEFNFYYTREYQARIYNDFISLREKRNYMTKLAISHALAQSVKTSLYEDLVDATISTTQNIPSQIATTGRINLTRKQINMQIGELFILRINIHLQGSVLDAPELMWAEPQLDPVYQAVRSYLEMDQRVALLQERVSVIADLLAVLKDQLSHTHGEYLEWIVIVLIAAEIFVAGINIVVDLYAGVD, encoded by the exons ATGGCATCGTCCAGCCAAGTCTCAGAAGCATCGCCCCTGCTGCGAAACGACGGCAGTTCATCACGACCAGTTCCCTCGCCGAAGCCAGCGCGCAATGTCACCTTCAACCCGCAGGTATCGACATCGAGTCCGCCGAAACGACGACCCAACTTCCCAGCGCAGTCCAGCAACTCGACGACCAACCTCGGCAGCGCAGCACTACAAACATCGGGCCAAGACCGTCCAGGACCTCTAGCTACGCTCAACAGCAAACTACGGAGGCGGAATAGCTCTGGCTCAGCACTCGCACTGCCTCCGTCCAATCCAGCGTCGAAGATTGGCCCTCAGCGAACGTCGCGCACAGCACAAAAGCTCAAACTTCTACCAAACCCAGATGTCGCAGAAGATGGACCAGACGAGGAGAGCGGGAGAGAAGTGTACAGCCAGTTCACGCGCATCAAGGACCCCACAGCACGACGAGATGCTGCAAGATTgggcaaagacgacaggGCGAAACTTCCACGCGTGACTGCCTACTGCACTGCGGGCTCGTACCGGCTGGACGACCTCATGCGCTTCCTCAAAGGCCGGACGAAGACTAAGAACACCAATCCTAAGCTATTCGATGAGTGCATATACTCCCCCTACACCTACCGGAAAGAGGCGCGGAACATGGACAGGAGGCGGAGAATGAGCGGAGATCAGGAAGACCAGCCCGACAGTCCTCAGGCCACGAGAATACATTCACAACCCCAGAGACGGTTCTCAGACAGCGCATTGGAGGTTGAGGAGAACACAGAGCAGAGGAGAGAGGACATTATCGACTTCAACAACGCCGAAACATCGGCCATTCTGGACGAAGGCGAACCCATCGATCGGCAAGTCTCGATAGACGACGCGAACATCATTTCGGAGGCCGTGATAGAAAGACGTGTTGAGCCTGATCTCGACACGACAGTGCACATACCGGAGATTTTCCTGTTTGAATATGGCGTTGTTGTGCTGTGGGGCATGTCGTTGAAGGAGGAACAGCGCTTCTTGAAGGAAATCTCCAAGTTTGAACAGGAGAAGCTGGCAAAGGATGATGTGCAGACAGAGGAATTCAACTTCTACTACACGCGGGAGTACCAAGCGCGCATATACAACGACTTCATCTCGTTGAGGGAGAAGAGGAATTACATGACGAAGCTGGCAATATCGCATGCACTGGCTCAATCAGTGAAG ACGTCCCTCTACGAAGACCTGGTCGATGCCACCATCTCCACCACCCAGAACATCCCATCGCAGATCGCGACGACAGGTCGCATCAACCTCACTCGGAAACAAATCAACATGCAGATCGGCGAGCTCTTCATCCTCCGAATCAACATTCACTTGCAGGGTTCAGTCCTGGATGCACCGGAGCTGATGTGGGCAGAACCACAACTTGACCCTGTATACCAGGCAGTCCGGAGCTACCTGGAGATGGACCAACGAGTTGCGCTACTGCAAGAGCGTGTCAGTGTGATTGCTGATCTGTTGGCTGTGCTCAAGGACCAGCTCAGTCATACGCATG GTGAATACCTGGAGTGGATCGTCATTGTGCTTATTGCCGCTGAGATCTTCGTCGCCGGCATCAATATCGTCGTCGATCTGTATGCTGGTGTCGATTAG
- a CDS encoding Pyruvate decarboxylase — protein sequence MSSLLATYIHTHGLNDLNMSDTTTLAEYLFERLKQLGVATVHGVPGDYNLTLLDYVEPSGLHWTGGCNELNAGYATDGYSRIKGAGALITTFGVGELSAINAIAGAYAELVKLVHIVGTPQRPQQESRALIHHTLLDGDYTHFADMSKHVTVAQANLLDPRTATQLIDAVLLQCLIHSRPVYIQLPVDMVSAKVSAKRLSTPLDVSQLVASPNESAATSEIIERIKNSKRPVILVDGESVSYGTMDELHKLIETSKWPTWMSTYAKGSVNEDLPNVHGVWAGPFATQEEQDYIKSADLILCFGPHHSNTNTFLYSTITAADKTIYFKAKSVHAGDKVFRDLPAKQYLASLLTKLDSSAFQTRSEANFTGPPPKQLPGLSSNEAISQVSFYRKFTTWLRPGDIILAETGTPGYGCRDMTLPSDARLFNPVTWLSIGYMLPASQGAALAQRELHSAGKWKDAGNGHVPRTILMQGDGSFQMTAQELSTIIKEKLNVLLVLINNDGYTIERCIHGWDKEYNDVARWRYLEAPKLFGAEMGDGDGYRARTYRASTWGELEEAMGAVEKVKEPALHMVEVMMDREDAPDILAKMLRDQKVAEQKGVKQ from the coding sequence ATGTCCAGCTTACTTGCTACATACATACACACCCACGGATTGAACGATTTGAACATGTCTGACACGACCACACTCGCAGAGTACCTCTTCGAGAGGCTGAAGCAGCTAGGTGTTGCAACAGTACATGGCGTCCCAGGCGACTACAATTTGACCTTGCTGGACTATGTCGAACCATCGGGACTACACTGGACAGGTGGCTGTAACGAACTCAACGCTGGCTATGCCACTGATGGATATTCACGGATCAAAGGTGCAGGAGCTCTCATCACCACGTTTGGTGTAGGAGAGCTGAGTGCTATCAATGCCATTGCAGGTGCTTATGCCGAGCTGGTCAAGCTGGTGCACATTGTCGGAACGCCTCAAAGACCACAGCAAGAGTCGAGAGCACTGATTCACCACACTCTTCTGGATGGAGACTACACTCACTTTGCTGACATGTCTAAACATGTAACAGTAGCGCAGGCGAACTTGCTGGACCCACGCACAGCTACACAACTCATCGACGCTGTTCTACTGCAGTGTCTGATACACAGTCGCCCAGTGTACATACAACTCCCGGTCGATATGGTCTCTGCAAAAGTATCTGCCAAGCGTCTCAGCACGCCGCTAGACGTATCACAGCTCGTCGCTTCACCAAATGAGAGTGCTGCAACTTCTGAAATCATCGAGCGTATCAAGAACAGCAAGCGACCAGTCATTTTGGTCGACGGCGAGAGCGTCTCGTACGGCACGATGGACGAGCTTCACAAACTCATAGAGACAAGCAAGTGGCCCACGTGGATGTCGACCTACGCCAAAGGATCAGTAAACGAAGACCTTCCCAACGTACACGGTGTCTGGGCAGGCCCATTCGCCACGCAGGAAGAACAGGACTACATCAAGTCTGCAGATCTGATCCTTTGTTTCGGACCACACCACAGCAATACGAACACCTTCTTATACTCTACCATCACAGCTGCTGACAAGACTATTTACTTCAAAGCCAAGTCGGTACATGCAGGCGACAAAGTATTCAGAGACCTACCAGCCAAACAGTACCTAGCATCCCTTTTGACCAAACTGGACTCGTCTGCGTTTCAGACCAGGTCAGAGGCCAACTTCACGGGCCCTCCGCCAAAACAGCTTCCAGGCCTCTCTTCCAACGAAGCCATTAGCCAGGTCTCCTTCTACCGCAAGTTCACCACCTGGCTTCGACCAGGCGACATCATCCTCGCAGAGACCGGTACTCCAGGCTACGGCTGCCGCGACATGACACTTCCCTCCGACGCCCGTCTCTTCAACCCAGTCACCTGGCTCTCCATCGGATACATGCTTCCCGCCTCCCAAGGTGCTGCCCTTGCCCAGCGAGAACTCCACTCAGCAGGAAAGTGGAAAGATGCAGGCAATGGGCATGTGCCTCGCACAATTCTCATGCAAGGCGACGGGAGTTTCCAAATGACAGCACAGGAGCTCAGCACGATCATCAAGGAGAAGTTGAACGTCCTCCTCGTCCTCATCAACAACGACGGCTACACGATCGAGCGGTGCATTCACGGATGGGATAAGGAATACAACGACGTGGCGAGGTGGCGGTACCTCGAAGCGCCGAAGCTGTTTGGTGCGGAGATGGGCGATGGGGACGGGTACAGGGCGAGGACATATAGAGCGAGCACGTGGGGTGAGCTGGAGGAGGCTATGGGTGCTGTGGAGAAGGTGAAGGAGCCAGCGTTGCATATGGTGGAGGTGATGATGGACAGGGAGGATGCGCCGGATATTTTGGCGAAGATGTTGCGGGATCAGAAAGTTGCTGAGCAGAAAGGTGTGAAACAGTAG
- a CDS encoding Polyamine N-acetyltransferase 1 has product MGSIPSESTRSRRDRSTKPDTFFLPLSYEHAAICHALETMTFPPAECATLEKFQYRLAKCPELCMGMFINSEEAAKLGGLARQLQFDSHVVKRRFLIGQISATKTTDATVTEAAMASPRPKDHIAGGHRPEGRTVCIHAVAVAPEFQMLGLGRRMLTAYVQHLKQKDMAHRVAILAHAHLLGYYESFGFVNMGLSKNPYGNGGWYDMILDLHSSTAAAAAVAASQL; this is encoded by the exons ATGGGTTCTATACCAAGCGAATCAACCAGATCTCGGCGAGATCGTTCAACGAAACCTGACACGTTCTTCCTGCCGCTGTCCTACGAGCATGCTGCGATCTGCCATGCCCTCGAAACAATGACCTTTCCGCCGGCCGAGTGTGCAACTCTGGAGAAG TTCCAGTACAGACTCGCTAAATGTCCTGAATTGTGCATGGGTATGTTCATCAACTCGGAGGAGGCGGCGAAGCTTGGTGGACTTGCGAGGCAACTTCAGTTCGATAGCCACGTAGTGAAAAGACGCTTCCTCATCGGGCAGATCAGCGCGACGAAGACAACCGACGCCACGGTGACAGAAGCTGCTATGGCCAGTCCGAGGCCCAAGGATCACATCGCAGGCGGGCACAGGCCAGAAGGCCGGACAGTGTGCATACATGCCGTTGCTGTGGCGCCAGAATTCCAGATGCTCGGACTGGGAAGGAGAATGTTGACAGCATATGTGCAGCACCTGAAGCAGAAGGATATGGCGCATCGTGTGGCAATATTGGCTCATGCCCACCTGCTTGGCTACTACGAAAGCTTCGGCTTCGTCAACATGGGCTTGAGCAAGAACCCGTACGGGAATGGCGGCTGGTACGACATGATCCTAGACTTGCACAGCAGcacggcggcggcggcggcggtgGCGGCGTCGCAATTGTGA
- a CDS encoding Aminotransferase swnA, translated as MTASMDDFHQKLAAVKHRRATSAALPVGIAPQVSSFLYRDTQNNHKPRANNFEHRLSDESRARHAATLKASASVTSTIEAINLGTARPSSKYSPWQSMAMGGFDPWARGTDRGQASPVMNVACEKGEAGWDFGTAMNYGWATGSPQLLRFVTEHVELIHNPPYQDWECCVTSGTTSALEMIFRILCNRGDSILTEAYSYPGTLEAVRPLSIKAIAVAMDEHGLRPDMLDLKLRQWDPAHGPKPSVLYTVPCGQNPTGVTQPLERRKAIYAIAEAHDLLIIEDDPYYFLTLHEDLHTATPDQYIKTLPTSYLSLDHSGRVLRLDATSKILAPGLRAGWLTCCTQLMTKFLCHTECSTTAPSGPSQVMLYKTLDEAWGHEGFTMWLMRLSSQYKGCRDAMMRACERYLPKSICRWTEPTVGMFVWINIDVDGYPGAKTDSPRGGKVCNALMIEEKIFTGAKARGVQVSRGSWFAVEQGLKESAVAFRMTFAAAEESMLEEAVRRFAAAVKEEFELEDHVV; from the exons ATGACAGCCAGCATGGATGACTTCCACCAGAAGCTCGCCGCCGTTAAGCATCGCCGCGCCACATCAGCTGCCCTGCCTGTCGGCATTGCTCCTCAGGTTTCCTCATTCTTATACAGAGACACACAGAATAACCACAAGCCCAGAGCCAACAATTTCGAGCATCGACTCAGTGATGAGAGTCGAGCACGACACGCCGCTACGCTGAAAGCATCGGCGAGCGTCACATCGACCATTGAGGCCATCAACCTTGGCACTGCAAGACCATCATCCAAGTACTCTCCGTGGCAATCTATGGCCATGGGCGGATTCGACCCGTGGGCTCGGGGCACTGATAGAGGTCAAGCCAGCCCTGTCATGAACGTGGCGTGTGAGAAAGGCGAAGCTGGATGGGATTTTGGGACAGCGA TGAACTATGGCTGGGCCACAGGATCACCACAGCTGCTTCGATTCGTGACAGAACACGTAGAGCTGATCCATAATCCGCCCTACCAGGACTGGGAATGTTGCGTGACCTCCGGCACCACCTCTGCGCTTGAGATGATCTTTCGCATCCTTTGCAATCGTGGAGACTCAATTCTGACGGAGGCGTATTCTTATCCTGGCACTTTGGAGGCCGTCCGCCCGCTCAGCATCAAAGCCATCGCCGTCGCCATGGATGAGCACGGTCTGAGACCTGACATGCTGGACCTGAAGCTGCGACAGTGGGATCCAGCTCACGGCCCGAAGCCATCTGTTTTGTACACAGTTCCATGTGGCCAGAATCCGACAGGAGTCACACAACCTCTCGAAAGAAGAAAGGCCATCTACGCTATCGCCGAGGCTCACGATCTCCTCATCATCGAAGACGACCCATACTACTTCTTGACCCTCCACGAAGACCTTCATACCGCAACACCAGATCAATACATCAAGACCCTACCTACCTCGTACCTTTCCCTCGACCACTCGGGCCGGGTCCTCCGCCTAGACGCCACATCCAAGATCCTCGCTCCAGGCCTGCGAGCAGGATGGCTGACGTGCTGTACTCAACTGATGACCAAATTTCTTTGTCACACTGAGTGTAGCACTACAGCGCCCAGCGGACCCTCACAAGTCATGCTCTACAAAACTCTCGATGAGGCGTGGGGCCATGAAGGCTTCACCATGTGGCTGATGAGGCTCTCGTCGCAGTACAAGGGGTGTCGAGACGCCATGATGAGGGCTTGCGAGCGGTATCTGCCGAAGTCCATCTGTCGGTGGACCGAGCCGACTGTGGGAATGTTTGTCTGGATCAACATCGATGTTGATGGATACCCTGGTGCTAAGACGGATAGTCCGAGGGGCGGGAAAGTGTGCAATGCATTGATGATTGAGGAGAAGATCTTCACCGGTGCGAAGGCGAGAGGGGTGCAGGTCAGTAGGGGAAGCTGGTTTGCGGTGGAGCAAGGCTTGAAGGAAAGTGCTGTAGCTTTTCGGATGACTTTTGCTGCGGCAGAGGAGAGCATGCTGGAGGAAGCGGTGCGACGCTTTGCGGCTGCTGTCAAGGAAGAGTTCGAGCTGGAGGATCATGTTGTCTAA
- a CDS encoding Aspercryptin biosynthesis cluster-specific transcription regulator atnN, which produces MTIPVVRKRAKKPKTRTGCKTCRQRHIKCDEERPACRRCRISGRECAGYDAPRPETCRSQAVLLPKGSQVASVKLPTLYPVEVNRGPSMITTLGMSNVEAYAFDFFRLQTVKQLPGSSWTLSWERLALQMGHHEPAVTHAAIALGSIHRALTFDAFRGPAGIDKEQHGFALCQYNKAMSYIRGYIENLGTGCSDNDVEVVLLVSLLFFCFEVLHSEDARATIHLRTGLRILYERIRDKSPPATPWGDGELKRTVMMKPMPQSNMDVILQTFVRLDGDLTIVGEDEPYLFPVCQERLPSAFYSLDEAMVHLDAIASKTHDFCRDIVCLTDQEIISKRDDYDSLDDDMRNCLACAASRTIDLQTDPDLLHRMEQIKHELTGWMTALSSYTVRAEKETQHILTQVHFFYVYFIVSTWRDPSEVFVDRFDDQFHHILTLIEQYVDLHFDGMASPNLQEQPGQYSSATTRQAFTLGTDLVPCISMIAFKARTSSLRRRCIGLLRSINLQGVFDSYFLASFIQLICDLEENRAGDLTGKPEGEDFHCHEIPEAARFVEIELSPMQHASEFYKADMGRLVYCTSNEHGDLSVHEDWFNVIRPATPITHDYQGRADSPAELFWNSNSNNARRENGGPETPESLGPWVDAQTVHSRRISPISGAPRNGYRSTLTSNSRPQFPREYPIEHARPATLAASGDAGNPQSRGEEATAPPRTQYERPSG; this is translated from the exons ATGACTATCCCGGTTGTCCGCAAGAGAGCAAAG AAACCGAAGACTAGGACGGGGTGTAAGACCTGTCGGCAGAGGCATATCAAG TGTGATGAAGAACGACcagcttgccggcgatgcAGGATCTCAGGTCGCGAATGTGCTGGCTACGATGCTCCGCGGCCTGAGACATGTAGGAGCCAAGCAGTGTTGCTTCCCAAAGGCTCTCAAGTCGCGTCGGTGAAGCTACCGACACTCTATCCTGTTGAGGTCAACCGCGGGCCGTCGATGATCACCACTTTAGGCATGAGCAATGTCGAAGCATATGCCTTCGACTTCTTCCGGCTACAGACTGTCAAGCAATTGCCAGGAAGCTCATGGACCCTCAGCTGGGAACGGCTGGCACTGCAGATGGGACATCACGAGCCCGCGGTCACCCACGCCGCCATTGCACTTGGCTCCATACATCGAGCACTTACCTTCGACGCATTCCGAGGGCCTGCTGGCATTGACAAAGAACAACATGGCTTTGCGCTTTGCCAATACAACAAGGCGATGAGTTACATTCGGGGCTATATCGAGAATCTGGGCACTGGATGCTCTGACAATGACGTTGAAGTGGTGCTGCTGGTCTCATTACTCTTCTTCTGCTTCGAAGTGCTTCATAGTGAAGATGCACGGGCAACAATACACCTGCGCACTGGACTGCGCATTCTCTATGAGCGGATTCGTGACAAAAGTCCTCCCGCGACACCATGGGGTGACGGGGAGCTCAAGCGTACTGTCATGATGAAGCCAATGCCCCAAAGCAACATGGATGTCATCCTCCAGACATTCGTGAGGTTAGATGGAGACTTGACCATCGTTGGCGAGGACGAGCCTTATCTTTTCCCAGTCTGCCAGGAGCGGCTGCCGTCAGCTTTTTACTCGCTGGACGAGGCAATGGTACATCTCGATGCGATCGCATCGAAGACGCACGACTTTTGCAGAGACATAGTCTGCTTGACTGACCAGGAGATTATCAGCAAGCGTGATGACTACGATTCCTTGGACGATGATATGCGCAATTGCCTGGCCTGCGCTGCGTCTCGGACTATTGATCTTCAGACGGACCCTGACCTGCTACACCGGATGGAGCAAATCAAGCATGAATTGACAGGGTGGATGACTGCCCTGTCATCCTACACAGTGCGCGCGGAGAAGGAGACGCAACACATTCTGACACAGGTACACTTCTTCTACGTCTATTTCATCGTATCGACTTGGCGCGATCCATCCGAGGTGTTTGTCGACCGGTTCGACGATCAGTTCCACCACATACTCACCCTCATCGAGCAATACGTGGACCTCCACTTTGATGGCATGGCATCACCCAATCTACAAGAACAGCCTGGGCAGTATTCTTCTGCTACGACCCGACAGGCCTTCACGTTGGGAACAGATCTCGTTCCCTGTATTTCCATGATTGCGTTCAAAGCACGTACCAGCTCCCTTCGCCGGCGGTGCATCGGCTTGCTACGCAGCATCAACTTGCAAGGCGTCTTCGACAGCTACTTCCTCGCTTCCTTCATCCAGCTCATCTGCGATCTTGAAGAGAATCGAGCTGGAGACCTTACTGGGAAACCAGAAGGCGAAGACTTTCACTGTCACGAAATACCAGAAGCGGCTCGCTTCGTTGAGATTGAGCTCAGTCCGATGCAGCATGCTTCGGAATTCTACAAGGCAGACATGGGTCGCTTGGTATACTGCACATCCAACGAGCATGGCGACCTCTCTGTCCACGAGGACTGGTTCAATGTGATACGGCCAGCCACGCCGATTACACATGACTATCAAGGCAGAGCGGACAGTCCAGCTGAGCTGTTCTGGAACAGCAATAGCAACAATGCAAG ACGCGAAAATGGCGGTCCAGAAACGCCAGAGTCGTTGGGACCGTGGGTAGACGCACAGACGGTGCACAGCAGACGCATATCACCCATTTCAGGTGCTCCGCGGAACGGATATAGGTCCACATTGACGAGCAATTCGAGGCCGCAGTTTCCACGCGAGTATCCTATCGAGCACGCG CGTCCAGCGACGTTGGCAGCGAGCGGTGATGCGGGCAACCCGCAATCTCGCGGCGAAGAGGCGACTGCTCCTCCCAGGACGCAGTACGAGAGACCTTCAGGATAG
- a CDS encoding Vacuolar calcium ion transporter, with protein MTNDEERGINGAPREESNEETPLITRGASSLGNMASGRVRKNSNGQPLHEDERAWVRYPSNFLRLTWATLASNYVNVLLVCVPAGIVLGAMGANPTAVFVVNFFAIVPLAALLSFATEELSVKLGQTIGGLMNATFGNAVELIVSIVALYKGEIRIVQASMLGSILSNILLVLGCCFISSGIRRGESRFNETVASTMSSLMAVAATSLIIPATMYAALTRSTADSDGNILVLSRGTAIIMLILYVLYLVFQLKTHAHLFDAEGQDEEGGEQKEPEILGPVAATVALVLVTILVAVCAEYLVDSIDSIVASSGISKTFIGLILLPIVGNAAEHVTAVVVAYKDKMDLAVGVAIGSSMQIALFVTPFLVILGWIIGQPMSLHFQGFETVVFFLSVLVVNYLIQDGKSNYLEGCMCLGTYIIIALAFWVYPEDAGDIGELVSGFFGH; from the exons ATGACCAACGACGAAGAGCGCGGCATCAATGGCGCTCCACGCGAAGAGTCGAACGAGGAGACGCCGCTCATCACGCGCGGAGCTAGTAGCTTGGGCAACATGGCGAGCGGCAGAGTCCGGAAGAACTCGAACGGACAGCCGCTGCACGAAGACGAGCGCGCGTGGGTGCGGTATCCGTCCAACTTCTTGCGCCTGACCTGGGCAACACTGGCTAGCAACTATGTCAACGTGCTCCTGGTCTGCGTCCCAGCCGGCATCGTTCTGGGTGCCATGGGTGCCAACCCAACCGCTGTCTTCGTCGTCAACTTCTTCGCCATTGTTCCGCTCGCAGCACTGCTCAGCTTTGCGACTGAAGAGCTCTCTGTCAAGCTTGGACAGACCATTGGAGGTCTCATGAATGCGACCTTTGGAAACGCCGTCGAATTGATT GTCTCCATCGTTGCGCTTTACAAGGGTGAGATTCGCATCGTCCAGGCCAGCATGCTGGGCTCGATATTATCCAACATCCTGCTCGTCCTGGGCTGCTGCTTCATCTCTTCCGGCATCAGGCGAGGCGAGAGCAGGTTCAACGAGACTGTCGCATCGACAATGTCGTCGCTCATGGCCGTCGCCGCAACGTCCCTGATCATCCCCGCGACCATGTACGCCGCTCTCACACGAAGCACCGCCGACTCCGATGGCAACATTCTGGTCCTGTCGCGCGGCACAGCCATCATCATGCTTATCCTTTACGTTTTGTACCTTGTCTTCCAGCTCAAGACACACGCCCACCTCTTCGATGCAGAGGGCCAGGATGAGGAAGGCGGCGAGCAGAAAGAGCCGGAGATTCTCGGTCCAGTCGCGGCGACGGTTGCCCTGGTCTTGGTCACCATCCTGGTTGCGGTGTGCGCCGAATACCTCGTGGACAGCATCGACTCGATCGTCGCTAGTTCCGGCATCAGCAAGACCTTCATTGGTCTCATCCTGTTGCCCATTGTTGGCAATGCAGCCGAGCACGTCACCGCTGTGGTCGTGGCCTACAAGGACAAGATGGATCTCGCCGTGGGTGTAGCCATCGGCAGCTCCATGCAAATCGCACTCTTCGTCACCCCATTCCTCGTCATCTTGGGCTGGATCATCGGCCAGCCCATGTCCCTTCACTTCCAAGGCTTCGAGACAGTCGTCTTCTTCCTGAGTGTCCTGGTCGTCAATTACCTGATCCAAGATGGAAAGAGCAACTACCTTGAGGGATGCATGTGCTTGGGCACATACATCATCATCGCTTTGGCGTTCTGGGTCTATCCAGAGGACGCCGGTGATATCGGCGAGCTAGTCTCGGGTTTCTTTGGTCATTGA